One segment of Rosa chinensis cultivar Old Blush chromosome 6, RchiOBHm-V2, whole genome shotgun sequence DNA contains the following:
- the LOC112169991 gene encoding uncharacterized protein LOC112169991 has translation MEIMEGDNNTRTFDMGALRSSLPRNQRGLSRYYSGKARSFTCMADVRCLEDLKKPERPDAKKRKKHTEKKNFAVPAPYPPIPCRRVSSTTQFATPCVGV, from the exons ATGGAGATCATGGAAGGAGACAACAACACGAGAACATTCGACATGGGTGCACTTAGGTCAAGTCTTCCCCGGAA CCAGAGAGGTTTGTCAAGGTACTACTCTGGAAAAGCACGATCATTTACGTGCATGGCCGATGTCCGATGCCTAGAAGATCTCAAGAAACCAGAACGTCCCGATGcgaaaaagaggaagaaacatACTGAGAAGAAGAACTTTGCTGTTCCAGCTCCCTATCCTCCCATTCCATGTCGACGAGTTTCTAGTACCACCCAATTTGCTACACCCTGTGTTGGTGTGTGA
- the LOC112172745 gene encoding probable carboxylesterase 18, producing the protein MTTSSQSQQSTSSSWALLPWRTRISLSLLSKLTDASRRPDGTINRRLMSFLDFRSSATPSAPYKGVTTSDVTVDQTRNLWFRLFVPSTTSSSPASLPVVVFFHGGGFSFLSPDSYAYDAVCRKFARRIPAVVVSVNYRLSPEHGYPCQYDDGLDVLKFLDQNPDSLPDLADCSRCFLAGDSAGANIAHHVAVRACREPFRVVKPVGLISIQPFFGGEERTESEIRLEGAPLVSVTRTDWLWKAFLPAGSTRDHEAANVGGPNAVDITGLEYPATVVFVGGLDPLQDWQRRYCEWLRKSGKEAKLIEYPSMVHAFYVFPELPESNQLFSQVKDFVASIG; encoded by the coding sequence ATGACGACGTCGTCTCAGTCCCAACAATCCACTTCCTCCTCCTGGGCTTTGCTCCCTTGGAGGACCCGGATCTCATTATCGCTTCTGTCAAAGTTAACGGACGCCTCTCGCCGACCAGACGGCACCATCAACCGCCGTCTTATGAGCTTCCTCGACTTCCGCTCCTCCGCCACTCCCTCCGCTCCCTACAAAGGCGTCACCACCTCCGACGTCACCGTCGACCAAACCCGCAACCTCTGGTTCCGCCTCTTCGTCCCCTCTACGACGTCGTCTTCCCCCGCCTCTTTACCCGTCGTCGTTTTCTTCCACGGCGGCGGCTTCAGCTTCCTCAGCCCGGACTCCTACGCCTACGACGCCGTCTGCCGCAAATTCGCCCGCCGAATCCCCGCCGTCGTAGTCTCCGTCAACTACCGCCTCTCCCCGGAGCACGGCTACCCCTGCCAGTACGACGACGGCCTCGACGTCCTCAAATTCCTCGACCAAAACCCCGACTCCCTCCCCGACCTCGCCGACTGCTCCCGCTGCTTCCTCGCCGGAGACAGCGCCGGCGCGAACATTGCCCACCACGTGGCGGTGCGAGCCTGCCGCGAGCCGTTTCGGGTCGTGAAACCAGTCGGGTTGATATCGATCCAACCGTTCTTCGGCGGCGAGGAACGGACCGAGTCCGAGATCCGACTCGAGGGCGCGCCGCTGGTGTCGGTGACCCGAACCGATTGGCTGTGGAAGGCTTTCTTGCCAGCCGGGTCGACCCGGGACCACGAGGCGGCGAACGTGGGCGGGCCGAACGCGGTGGACATTACGGGTCTGGAGTACCCGGCTACGGTTGTGTTCGTTGGGGGCTTGGATCCGCTGCAGGACTGGCAGAGGAGGTACTGTGAGTGGTTGAGGAAATCGGGGAAGGAGGCGAAGCTGATCGAGTATCCCAGTATGGTTCACGCCTTCTATGTCTTTCCGGAGTTGCCGGAATCCAACCAGCTCTTTTCGCAAGTCAAGGATTTCGTTGCTTCTATTGGTTGA
- the LOC112171051 gene encoding uncharacterized protein LOC112171051: MNCVETVSYSFLLNGEPRDLLHPGRGLRQGDSISRYLFLLCAEALSRLSWSPRNKTDCMELLAEEEECLELREILLSYAKASGQQINFEKSCVSFSRNVDLVWQLELADCLGVVRVDKHDKYLGLPTELSYSKDEAFRFLTEKIEKRTQGWRDKTLSVAGKEIMIKTVLQSIPNYVMKVFELPRHLCHAMHQLMAKFWWGDQGDVKKIHWLAWDRLCCPNNEGGLGFRNMVQFNHALLAKQARMEIDSET; this comes from the exons ATGAACTGTGTGGAAACTGTCTCTTACTCGTTTCTGTTGAATGGAGAGCCCAGGGATCTGCTGCACCCGGGTCGGGGTTTAAGGCAAGGGGACTCAATCTCCCGCTACCTTTTCCTCCTCTGCGCTGAAGCCCTCTCTAGATTATCTTGGTCGCCGAGGAACAAAACAGATTGCATGGAGTTACT GGCTGAAGAGGAGGAATGCCTTGAGTTGAGGGAGATCTTACTGAGTTATGCCAAGGCTTCGGGGCAACAAATTAATTTTGAGAAAAGCTGTGTCTCTTTTAGTAGGAATGTTGATTTGGTCTGGCAACTGGAGCTAGCTGATTGCTTGGGAGTAGTTAGGGTGGACAAGCATGATAAATACTTGGGTCTCCCTACTGAGTTGAGCTATTCAAAAGACGAGGCTTTCCGTTTCTTAACTgaaaagattgagaagaggaCACAAGGATGGAGGGACAAGACACTTAGTGTGGCTGGCAAGGAGATAATGATTAAGACAGTCCTACAATCTATTCCCAACTACGTGATGAAAGTTTTCGAACTGCCTCGACATCTTTGCCATGCTATGCATCAGTTGATGGCCAAGTTTTGGTGGGGTGACCAGGGAGATGTGAAGAAAATCCATTGGCTTGCATGGGATAGACTTTGTTGTCCCAACAATGAAGGGGGTTTAGGTTTCAGAAATATGGTCCAGTTCAACCATGCACTATTAGCCAAACAAGCAAGGATGGAGATTGATTCAGAGACCTAA
- the LOC112169990 gene encoding SUMO-activating enzyme subunit 2 produces MATQKHSPAIKGAKVLMVGAGGIGCELLKTLALSGFQDIHIIDMDTIEVSNLNRQFLFRQSHVGQSKAKVARDAVLKFRPHISITPYHANVKDPDFNVDFFKQFNVVLNGLDNLDARRHVNRLCLAADVPLIESGTTGFLGQVTVHVKGITECYECQPKPAPKTYPVCTITSTPSKFVHCIVWAKELLFAKLFGDKSQANDLNVRSSDGASSSEQAEDVFEHSKDEDIEQYGRRIYDHVFGYNIEVALSNEETWKNRNRPKPIYSRDAMPNDVSQQNGNVEKNGATNDPSLVSAMVSLGLKNPQDVWSLMENSRVFLEALKLFFMKRGKEIGNMIFDKDDQLAVEFVTAAANIRATAFGIPLHSLFEAKGIAGNIVHAVATTNAIIAGLIVIETVKVLQNDAKNYRMTYCLEHPTRKMLLMPVEPFEPNKSCYVCSETPLLLEINTNRAKLRDIVEKIVKNKLGMNSPLIMHGAALLYEVGDDLDEAMIKNYAANLDKVLSEFPSPVTSGTMLTIEDLQQELKCNINIKHREEFDEEKEPDGMVLSGWTQATSVVKEDKKSNANVGSTSSASELETDKNNEIETAPGKKRKLSDVSEADTSSVAGDTKSHGKFEVLDDDDDDVVMLNDWGSAANKKLRSQ; encoded by the exons ATGGCTACCCAGAAACACTCCCCTGCTATAAAG GGCGCCAAAGTTCTCATGGTTGGCGCAGGAGGTATCGGCTGCGAGCTCCTCAAGACTCTCGCTCTCTCTGGCTTCCAGGACATTCATATT ATTGACATGGACACTATAGAAGTCAGTAACCTCAACAGGCAATTCCTCTTTCGACAATCGCATGTTGGGCAATCCAAGGCCAAA GTTGCTCGGGATGCTGTCTTAAAATTTAGGCCTCACATAAGCATTACTCCATACCATGCAAATGTTAAGGACCCTGACTTCAACGTGGATTTCTTTAAACAGTTTAATGTTGTTTTGAATGGACTTGACAACTTGGATGCCAGGCGACATGTGAATCGCCTATGCTTGGCAGCTGATGTTCCTTTAATCGAAAGTGGGACTACTGGGTTTCTTGGACAG GTGACTGTGCATGTGAAGGGAATAACTGAGTGCTATGAATGCCAGCCTAAACCTGCTCCCAAAACGTACCCTGTCTGCACCATAACAAGCACTCCATCAAAG TTTGTTCACTGCATTGTATGGGCAAAGGAACTGCTCTTTGCAAAGTTGTTTGGGGACAAGAGTCAGGCCAATGATTTGAATGTGCGTTCCAGTGATGGTGCTAGCTCATCAGAACAGGCAGAAGATGTTTTTGAGCATAGTAAAGATGAAGACATTGAGCAGTATGGAAGAAGAATATATGATCATGTATTTGGTTATAACATTGAGGTAGCTTTGTCTAATGAGGAGACATGGAAGAACCGTAATAGACCAAAGCCCATATATAGTAGGGATGCCATGCCTAATGATGTCAGTCAACAGAATGGAAATGTGGAAAAAAATGGTGCAACCAATGATCCATCTTTAGTATCTGCCATGGTATCTCTAGGACTGAAGAATCCACAAGATGTATGGAGCCTTATGGAAAATTCTAGAGTCTTTCTTGAGGCTTTGAAACTATTTTTCATGAAAAGGGGAAAG GAGATTGGAAACATGATTTTTGATAAAGATGATCAGCTAGCTGTAGAATTTGTTACTGCTGCCGCAAACATAAGGGCCACTGCTTTTGGCATCCCATTGCATAGTCTATTTGAAGCTAAAGGTATTGCTGGTAATATTGTCCATGCTGTTGCAACAACAAATGCAATTATTGCTGGGTTGATTGTCATTGAGACAGTCAAGGTGCTGCAAAATGACGCAAAAAATTACAG GATGACCTATTGTCTGGAACATCCAACAAGAAAGATGCTACTCATGCCAGTGGAACCATTTGAACCTAACAAGTCCTGCTATGTCTGTTCGGAG ACACCACTATTATTAGAGATCAACACCAACCGTGCAAAATTGCGGGACATAGTTGAAAAGATAGTTAAAAACAAGCTTGGAATGAACTCTCCACTCATTATGCACGGAGCAGCCCTTCTTTATGAAGTTGGTGATGACCTGGATGAAGCCATGATAAAAAATTATGCAGCGAATCTTGATAAG GTGCTATCTGAGTTTCCTTCTCCAGTTACTAGTGGAACCATGCTGACAATTGAGGATCTTCAGCAAGAACTGAAATGCAATATCAATATCAAACacag AGAGGAATTTGATGAGGAGAAGGAACCTGATGGAATGGTTCTATCTGGATGGACTCAAGCTACTTCTGTGGTTAAGGAGGACAAGAAGTCCAATGCTAATGTCGGAAGCACATCAAGTGCCTCAGAACTGGAGACTGATAAGAATAATGAGATTGAAACTGCTcctggaaagaaaagaaaactgtcCGATGTTTCTGAGGCAGATACGTCAAGTGTTGCCGGTGATACAAAAAGTCATGGTAAATTTGAAGTTCTTGACGATGACGATGATGATGTTGTTATGCTTAATGATTGGGGTTCAGCCGCCAACAAGAAGTTAAGGTCGCAATAG